From a region of the Solanum stenotomum isolate F172 unplaced genomic scaffold, ASM1918654v1 scaffold9649, whole genome shotgun sequence genome:
- the LOC125853115 gene encoding abscisic acid 8'-hydroxylase 3-like has product MELIMLIVMLLVLVLVVLLVLLRTNKVSPKEMEAIPGTLGWPIIGESLSFISEFSSPAGIYSFINKRQQLYGKVFKSYVLGRYTVFMTGREASKILLTGKDGIVSLNLFYTGQQVLGPTSLLQQTGEAHKRLRRLIAEPLSVDGLKKYFQFINSLAIETLDQWSGRKILVLEETSTFTLKVIGNMIMSLEPTGEEQEKFRTNFKIISGSFASLPFKVPGTAFYRGIQARDRMYAMLDSIIDQRRSGETIKQDFLQSLVKKHGKDAPEGDDDDKLTDKQLKDNILTLLVAGHDTTTAALTWLLKFLQENPAVLERLREEHREIQARKQGTLDLTWSEVNNMPYTAKVISETLRMATILPWFSRKAAQDFEIEGCKIKKGWSLNLDVVSIHHDPKIFPNPEKFDPSRFDDPLKPFSFLGFGSGPRMCPGINLAKLEISVFLHHLVCRYKWTPLDTDDSVQPTLVRMLKNKYPVMVETL; this is encoded by the exons ATGGAGTTAATCATGCTTATTGTAATGTTGTTAGTGTTGGTTTTAGTAGTTTTACTAGTCCTATTAAGAACAAATAAGGTTTCTCCAAAAGAAATGGAAGCAATTCCAGGTACCTTAGGATGGCCTATTATTGGAGAAAGTCTCTCTTTCATATCCGAATTTTCGAGCCCTGCTGGTATATACAGCTTCATCAATAAGAGACAGCAACT GTATGGGAAGGTGTTTAAGAGTTATGTATTGGGAAGGTATACGGTATTCATGACCGGAAGAGAAGCAAGCAAGATCTTGTTGACAGGTAAAGATGGGATAGTGAGCTTAAACCTTTTCTACACAGGACAGCAAGTACTTGGACCTACTAGCTTGCTCCAACAGACGGGAGAGGCGCACAAGAGACTCCGAAGACTAATTGCTGAACCACTTTCTGTTGATGGTTTAAAGAAGTATTTTCAGTTTATCAACAGTTTAGCTATTGAAACATTGGATCAGTGGTCTGGAAGAAAAATtttggttcttgaagaaacTTCCACA TTTACACTGAAGGTTATAGGCAACATGATAATGAGTTTAGAGCCAACTGGTGAGGAGCAAGAGAAATTTCGAACCAATTTCAAGATTATTTCTGGCTCTTTTGCTTCTTTACCCTTTAAAGTCCCGGGAACTGCCTTTTATCGTGGCATTCAG GCTCGTGATCGAATGTATGCTATGTTAGACTCGATAATTGACCAACGGAGGAGTGGGGAAACCATAAAACAAGATTTCTTGCAATCCCTGGTGAAGAAGCATGGCAAAGATGCACCAGAAGGAGATGATGACGACAAACTCACAGATAAACAACTTAAGGATAACATATTGACACTTCTAGTTGCAGGCCACGATACTACAACTGCTGCTTTAACATGGCTCCTCAAATTTCTTCAAGAAAATCCTGCTGTATTGGAACGACTAAGA GAGGAGCATAGAGAAATCCAAGCTCGAAAACAAGGCACATTAGATCTCACCTGGTCTGAAGTCAACAATATGCCTTACACCGCCAAA GTAATCAGTGAAACACTTCGAATGGCCACAATCCTTCCGTGGTTTTCAAGAAAAGCAGCACAAGATTTTGAGATAGAGG GGTGCAAAATCAAGAAGGGATGGTCACTTAACTTGGATGTAGTGTCTATCCACCACGACCCCAAGATTTTTCCTAATCCTGAGAAGTTTGATCCTTCTAGATTTGAT GATCCTCTAAAACCTTTCAGCTTCCTTGGATTTGGAAGCGGACCACGCATGTGTCCTGGAATCAACTTAGCCAAACTGGAAATTTCTGTCTTTCTTCATCATCTTGTCTGCAGATACAA ATGGACACCGTTAGACACAGATGACTCCGTCCAGCCAACACTTGTTAGGATGCTGAAGAACAAGTATCCCGTCATGGTTGAGACACTTTAG
- the LOC125853104 gene encoding serine decarboxylase-like: MVGTSAVIESMSSAVNGKEVADVRFDPTAVVPELVPAVVKSEGVDAAVNGGGEEQKREIVLGRNIHTSSFSVTEPDADDDSTGDKEAYMASVLARYRKTLTDRTKYHLGYPYNLDFDYGALSQLQHFSINNLGDPFIESNYGVHSRQFEVGVLDWFARLWDIEKDEYWGYITNCGTEGNLHGILVGREVFPEGILYASKESHYSIFKAARMYRMECEKVGTLLTGEIDCADFKVKLLANKDKPAIINVNIGTTVKGAVDDLDLVIKTLEDCGFSHDRFYIHCDGALFGLMMPFVKRAPKVTFKKPIGSVSVSGHKFVGCPMPCGVQLTRLEHINALSSNVEYLASRDATIMGSRNGHAPLFLWYTLNRKGYKGFQKEVQKCLRNAHYLKDRLIGAGISAMLNELSSTVVFERPKDEEFVRKWQLACERNMAHVVVMPSVTVDKLDNFLDELVEARSIWYKDEDVKPPCLASDIGSKNCCCPQHRVIS, translated from the exons ATGGTGGGAACAAGTGCGGTAATCGAATCGATGAGTTCAGCTGTTAATGGAAAGGAGGTGGCGGACGTTCGATTTGATCCGACGGCTGTGGTACCGGAGCTGGTGCCGGCAGTGGTGAAATCAGAAGGTGTAGATGCGGCGGTTAATGGCGGCGGCGAGGAGCAGAAGAGGGAGATTGTGTTAGGGCGGAATATACATACGTCGTCCTTTTCTGTTACGGAACCTGATGCGGATGATGATTCTACTGGTGATAAGGAAGCGTATATGGCTAGTGTTCTGGCTCGGTATAGGAAGACTCTCACTGATCGAACTAAGTATCATTTAG GGTATCCATATAATTTGGATTTCGATTATGGTGCACTCTCACAATTGCAGCATTTCTCCATCAATAACTTAGGAGATCCATTCATTGAGAGTAACTATGGTGTGCACTCAAGGCAGTTTGAAGTTGGTGTTTTGGACTGGTTTGCGCGCCTATGGGATATTGAAAAGGATGAATATTGGGGATACATCACAAACTGTGGAACCGAGGGAAATCTTCATGGAATCCTTGTTGG GAGAGAAGTATTTCCTGAAGGAATTTTGTATGCTTCAAAGGAGTctcattattctatttttaaagcAGCACGAATGTATAGGATGGAATGTGAAAAGGTTGGCACTCTACTAACTGGTGAAATAGATTGTGCAGACTTCAAAGTTAAGCTACTAGCCAACAAGGATAAGCCTGCAATCATTAATGTCAACATTG GAACTACTGTGAAAGGAGCTGTTGATGATCTTGATCTTGTCATAAAAACCCTTGAAGACTGTGGATTTTCACATGATCGGTTTTATATCCACTGTGATGGGGCTCTCTTTGGGCTTATGATGCCATTTGTCAAGCGT GCACCAAAAGTTACTTTCAAAAAGCCAATCGGTAGTGTGAGTGTCTCTGGTCACAAGTTTGTGGGATGTCCAATGCCATGCGGTGTTCAACTAACAAGGCTAGAGCACATCAATGCCCTTTCTAGTAATGTGGAGTACCTTGCATCAAGGGATGCCACTATCATGGGAAGTCGGAACGGGCATGCTCCACTTTTCCTTTGGTACACTCTGAACAGAAAAGGGTACAAGGGATTCCAGAAAGAAGTCCAGAAGTGCCTAAGGAATGCTCATTATTTGAAAGACCGCCTTATAGGAGCTGGAATCAGCGCTATGCTCAATGAGCTGAGCAGCACAGTTGTTTTTGAGCGACCTAAAGATGAGGAGTTTGTTCGCAAGTGGCAACTTGCTTGTGAAAGAAATATGGCACATGTTGTTGTGATGCCTAGTGTGACAGTTGATAAGCTGGATAACTTCTTGGACGAATTAGTTGAAGCACGATCAATCTGGTACAAGGATGAGGACGTGAAACCTCCTTGTCTCGCTTCAGATATTGGGAGTAAAAATTGTTGCTGCCCTCAGCACAGAGTGATCTCTTAG